The Alnus glutinosa chromosome 3, dhAlnGlut1.1, whole genome shotgun sequence nucleotide sequence AGAGCCTAGGCCTCTTGAAGTGCCTTGGAGAGATTGAGCCTCTCTAAGTGCCCGTAGTTACTCTTATTATCCATTTCAATCTTCATCTTTTTCCCTAATTcctccatattttctcttgctttGTTACAATTTCCATACCATACCAGAAAAGCACATGACACTAATAGATAACTGATTTGACCCTAGGCTCCTTATGACTTGACATTTAAAGCCATATAAAACAGGCTCAATCCAATGTTTACacatgaatccaacacataAAAAAGCTTCAAGTTGCCAAAACTGAAAATTACTTAAGATACTGTAACTAGTTGGCTGCATCAGAGTTGTTGAAGGTTTAAGTGAGAAAATTAGAAGCACCCCTAGCTGATCTTACCTATAAAAGCTTTTATTCTGTAAAATAAATTACTCTAAGTTTCCATATTAGAATAATCAGATTGTAAGTTCTTAATAGCTTGCCTTGGTTCTTTAATAGTGATGATTAATTGAGTTGTATTGCATTCTTCTTACTCTTGTTCCTTACATTTTTCATGTTTGTCATTCGTTTATACTCTTGATGTTGTATTTCTTAATCATTAAGTGCTATAGTGTTATGTTGAGACAACACTGCTTATCTTACAGGAAGAGTGGCGAAGAGGCCTCAAAGCATTGAGAGCAGACActgtaaataaattaaaaaaggccCTTCCAGAGCTTGAGAAAGAGGTAAAAATAGTTGAAATGGCTTCCTTTATGAACATTTGCTGGCACTAGATTGTTCATGACATGCATATGATGCCAACTGGTGAAAGATGGTTGTAAGTTTGctgattttgtgtttttcaaTATGTCCGGAGAAGGTTAAGAGGCCATCGAACTTTGTGGATTTCTATTCCTACGCATTCCGGTATTGTTTAACAGGTATAATGATTTTATGGGGAACAATGTTCAATCTTGAAACATGATTtttattctttccttattttaatTCCATATTTGTTCACGTTCAACCATCTGTTATTTATTGTCAGAGGAGAAGCAAAAGAGCATTGATATAGAGAGCATATGCGAATTATTGGATCTTGTTTTAGGCTCCCAATTTCGGGTACAAGTTGACTTGTTTGTCGAGTATTTAAAGGTGAGTGGATGCCTCTATGGttttccatcttttttttttttttttgtgttttttttttcttatttattatttagtttttgtttatttatttttgcgaTTAGAATTGTTTAAGTATGATATTTTTAATGGTCACAGTTGATAGACCTGCAGCTCTCATGTATACTTGTGAGGGGGATAATCACGTCAATTTAAGCTGctaaatttgcatagttccaGCTCCACTCTAGTTTGCCAGCTTACAGATCACACTGCTTTGCATTGTTGTACCTATGAATTCTGCCATATTCTGAGAAAAAAGTGGAATTTGGTGACTAGTGTTTTGATTTTCTGTTGAGACTGCAGAGATCCATCTTACCTCTTGTAACAAGTATGATGTGGTTTACAAACTGATTGATTTGATAGGCTTAGACTAGAAAGAAAGCAACCTATTTATATATGATGCTAATCTTTTTGAATTCTTGATCCAATATTACCTTCTCCTTTATCTTCCACCCCTCcctcaccaaaaagaaaaaaagagaaaataaattattcctTTATGTTTCTGTTCCGGATGCAGACTCAGAATGATTACAAGGTCATAAACATGGATCAGTGGATGGGATTTTTTCGGTTTTGCAACGAGGTACTCTTACAGTTTGGTTACTGTTTCCAAAGTCTTGCTTGTGTTTCTgcctctttatttcttttctatatacTATTAGCATGGCACATATGATACAACTCCAAGATCTGTATCATGGTAAAATTGTTAACCGAGTTCTGTTTATACTGCATTTGCATGTTCGTGTACATGCTCATGGACACTTTATTACTTTGCTACTTGAGGTGGGAAGAAAATACCCATGCCTATTGTCCCAAGTTTGAAGTTCTACTTTAAAGTTATCTCTTGGTTTCATGGTGAAGGTAAAATTCTATATGTGGTATATAATGAATTATCTCTTACACAAGTCATTGAATTGTCTGGCTTGAAGTTGTTGTTTTGCAACTTCCACTTTATATGAattctaaattattattatttttttgataagtaagaaaactttattaaaaaagcgaaaagcgcccttaagtacacaagaagtatacacaggaacacccagctagcccacaaaagaaaacccacaagaacctACGCACACACAAAACCCAATTCCCTCAAAAACCCAATTTCCAGAAGATTCTCCCATAAAtcccaaactacaaaaaaaaccccCACCCAAGATACAAGAAAACACCCCCAAAACCTTAAACCCGAAATACAGAGGGAAAAACCCAAGAACAACAACCCTCAAATGATCCCAATCAATAACCGAAAACTTGAGGAATGACCCACAAACCAACCCAAGCATacaactctacaacataaggttctttcctctcctactcctaGCGGAAGGCTTAGAGTCGCCATAGTTGATAGAGCTATGCAAATTcagaagctccctcttgcctttggacTTTTGGCACGATATcttgtcacgctgaaattcttcttccatggcatcccgaattgACAatgcctcctccccaaaagtaCCCTCTGacgcccaatccaaaggcaaaACATTCCAAAAATCAATGTCGTCCTCctaaaccacaatctccccgttatgatcaaaaccgatcgaccaattccgagattgggatAAACCATTACCCTCAACAGGTGAAGAACTGGAGTAACCTCTAGGAGGGGAGGAAGGCCCGACTATCCCTCCATCAAAAACCTTCTGGGGCGAAGAGAAAGTGGTTGGCAAAACCGGgcgagggttgagaaacccctttctAAGAAAGTCCTTCACTGGATGCTTAGCAACCTTTTTCACTGGAGGCTCTGCAACCGAAGCCTTATTAACAGCTAAGTCGGCGACCATCTTCGAGGCTTTCAGGGAATCTGAAAGTAGCACATCATTCTACTTCCACGAAACCCCTTCCCTATGTACCCTCGCCTTCCTAATATACCtctgaaaaggcttagaaaccacgGGGGGAGAAGAGCGTAGCTTCTCCCCCAACTCAGTCGCTCCAGCGGAAGGAGAGGCCGTGAGTTGGGAGACTGCCAGAGAAGCACCGAAAGACTTAGAGGCAGTGACCCGGCTAGGATCCACCTTCAAGCTGCTAGATCCTCCCCCTGAAGAGGAAAACCAAACTGGAAAAGCCCCTGGAACTGCCGGCGACGAGGAATTGTGTAGTCACAATGTTTCTAGAGATCCCTAGAAATTGTGTAGTCAAGGAATACCATTATGACATTCATAAATATTCTAATGGTGCCTTGAGTGCTATTCTTTTGACTAATATCTTGTTAGGGCATGTGCATGTGGTACCATATATGGGCGCCTCATATTGTAGGTACTGGGAAGTGCATCCAATTTTTCTAATAGACCTGGCTTTTCAAAAATACACTTTTAGTGGACCCACATACATGAACTTTTTGGGAGGTGCATCCAATCTTTTCAAAAAGTTCACGAAACAATTTTCTTCAGTGGACCCACAAACAATACTTTTCAAATGTGGCTCCCACCGAAAACATTTCTCAACTTTCTATCACATCAAGAGCtcttttcaaatcaaaacataaaaaacccTTTTCAAAACACTTACTAGATATACACTAGATTATTTGAAATCAGAGGGGTTCtgtttctaaaaagaaaaaagtaaaaagaaaaagaaaacagagggATCTGATTGTCAAATGAAAGTGTACATCTTCCTCTAGTGTAATCCAGAAGTAGCTAAATGTAATTAGTTATTAAGGCATAAAGTCATAAGCTGTGAGGAAAACATAGAAATGGTGATGTTTACCAATGAGCTCTAGCTCAAATGGCACCTCCCCACCCACCCAATAAGAGCATGGTAGAGGGTGAATCATGGGTTCAAGATCCACCAGGTCTATTTGTAACTTATAAGTGAAAAACATGTCATAAACAGAGATGAAAAACCTTCATTGCACGTGTTTTGCTTAGCAAAAAGATAGCTGATATATTTAGGTGCATTAAGTGGCAAAAGTGATTTTGAAGCTCATGTTAGCTTTAGTTGTAGTAATGGCAAACTTGTTGGAGACTTCTCTCCATTTGGCTACTTCTGGCTTCAATAATCTATTTTAGACGTGCTCAAAGCTCACTCAGGCGGAGCTCCTTTAGCATCTTTCTATTTGGCATAACTGCTCCCTAAACCTTATGATTGTAAGTCATGCCATTCTCTCTATCAAACCCGTGTGGAGTGAGATCACCCAGAGAGCTCGTGGGGGAAGCTGAGAAAAGCTCAGcctcctccctcctcctcacccctctatttttctttcttctttttttttttggtctgtaACTTGGAAGCTAGATCTATCGCGTCTCTCTTCCCTCCTCTGCCCACGCACCACCCCTTCGCCTTCACCGGCCTCTGTTGCACCCATTTTTGCCATCTGCCCCTGTGCATGCACAATATGCTCCGCCTTGGCTCGCATGTGCTGCACGCACGGTGGCCCCTTTTTGGCTCATGTGGTAGATCCACGACTTCCTTCTCCTTCCCTATTGGATCTCCATAGATGGTACCCTCTCTTTGCTTGTGGAGACCCCCAGATCCAATTGCAGATCCAAATGCAGTGTCCACAAATCCTACTTCGCTAGGTACCTCCATTGCTGGACATCATGGTGGTGCTCCTCTTCGGCAGCTCCAGTCCAACCACTACCAGTGCTCCCCTCTCTGCTCCCTGCTGTGGAACTTAAGTTTGCTTGTTGCTgcaataaatattatttcaggTAGATTTGCCTCTGGACTACCCCTACAAGCCGCCGTTTCAGGCGGCCCCTTTCTTGGCCGGTGGGCCAAGAATCCAATGGGCCGGGCCATTCATTTGGCCCATTCACgatagatcttttttttttttttttttaatatatatatatatatatatatatatatatagcattgtaGTAGTTGTATTGGGCCATCGTTGGGCTGCCCCAcccatcttttttgttttttctttggtgTACTTATTTCCCTTTCTTATTCCCTTGTACTTGCTCCTCCACCTCCTTGGCCTATAATATAGTTGATGGAGATCTAGGTTGTAGTGGTACCATGCTAATCACAAGTGCTCACAAATTTATTCAATTGCAAAATGGAAGTGATCAATTTGTTTTGTTAGCAATCATGAGTGTTTCAATACGGCAAGCGTTTTCATAAGACAAGAAATGGAgtggaaaaatgatttattttgttgCTTGAATATAAAGTTTTCTTGGACTTCTGCGTTCTTAACTCTcttagtgattagctttaatgatttcattgttcttttttcttctcctcttcagacgcttctcttgtatatttcctgtATACTTggttgcgcttttaatgatattacacttatccaaacaaaaaaatttccttgCTCGTGGTTTTATGTGTTCACCATCGTATTTTGGGCTTATTATTGTAAAATCTGAGCTACAACTGACACTATTTAATGCAGATAAGTTTTCCAGATCTTTGTAATTATGATCCTGACCTTGCTTGGCCCTTGATCCTGGACAATTTTGTTGAATGGATTCAAGCAAAGCAGAGCTAGTTGATATCTTTTGGTCCGCTTGATTCTCTGCTGTAAACCATGGTTATTGTCGAAGTAAGTATAATTAAAATTCTGCTTCCCTAACggttttattataattttgaagTGTTTCACTTTTTGATTAAGTTCATTGTTATTTATCTGTTTGCAGGACCACTCAGACTACACACATCAAATGCcccaggatttttttttctttctttcattttctttcaaacaTAAAAGCATGCTCAATGTCCTCACCCTCGGAAGTTACTTGTTGGTGTTGTGGATAATTCTTGAGAAAGTCTTGATATATTTCTTGCCCACTGATCTTGCGGCtctcattaaaaatttaatactaTTTACTGTCTAATTAACAGCCATAACTTATTCTGCCGATCTTTTATACTGGCTTATGTTATACTCTTTTACGTTGAGGAGatgaaattataaatatatggtGCTTAATATAAACTAGGCTTTTCTTGGATAGCACTTTTTATTAAGCACTTCCTGCAATTATTAATATCGTATTCTGGTAGTTGTTTCAGTTGAAATTCTAATGTTCTTACCTTTAATCTGGACGAGCTTAATTGAGCTTCAATGGTTTTTATTCTCTTAACACCAATAGTTGTTGCTGTGGTGCACTGCGGGTTGATCTTTGTTATCTTCAATCAATTGACAGATCTTTGTTTTGCAGTTCTGGTAAAACCGCCTTGTGCTGCCATTATTTTCCTCCCATCTGCCTTTTGCTTTATCAGGTGCACGAATATCATTGTGGCTAAACTAATCTGCTTTTACAGAAAGATATCTCTATCAATCATTGCCACCCATTTTTCTCACCTGTCTTAATCAATGATGCGAGGTGCTACCTTTTCCTGTTTTTCTGAAAGATACctaccttcttttcttttattttttattttttattttggtttgtgTGTTTTTCATAAACCAAGTTGGAGTAGAACAACTTGTGAATATTGAGTGTGTATTTGCGCATATGTTTTTGGTGGAACCTATTCCCATAGATTTAGCAACCTTATATGTCGTCCTAAATATAAGGGATGAAAGTACTTGTTGAATCCTGCCTAAGGTTCCTATTGGAAACTCTCTCGCCCAGGTGTAAAAAGCCTGAAACAGAGAGTTTTTCACCCAAACAGTGAAAAAGAGGGGAGAGCAATTCCTCCGCCCCCctctccctttcttctttattttatttttcattattattattatttttattttctccttttCAAACCTTTTGTTTGCGTCTTGGGAGCAAGATCTACTGCACTTCCACCTCCGCCCATGCGCCTCCCCATCAGCGATTCTTGGCTTCTCTCTaccttctcttctcctcttctaaATTTCCTTAATCGATGCCCCTTTTGGCTAATAGAGACTCCCATATCTAGTTGCAATGTCTTTTAAGCATCCTCCATCGGGCAGCTTCCTCGCTAGACATCGCGGTGTGCTCCTCTTAAGCAGCACCGGTCTAGTCATTATCAGTGATGTCCTCCTTATTGTAGCTTCAAGTTCCCTTGCAATTGCAATAGGCGTCTCTCCAGGTAGTCATTCACCGGATTGGCTTTAAAATCATTGATTTTGATGGCCTTTCTCTCGGGCTGTGTGCCAAAAATTTATTGTGTTGGGCCATTCATTTGGTCCATTACAAGATATTGTTAGGTTGTACTTTGCATTGTAATGTTTTGTATTGAGGTCTTTCTTAGGGAGCTCCACCTCTCCTTTTGTAATTTGACATGCGTGtgaaaaaaggaacaaacacaTCATGTTGCTCCAAATTAGTTGAAAAATGATCGAGGGCAACTATATTTGAGATGAAAGCTGAGTTTTAGTTGACTATTTCCCATTCATCATTTAGATGTCATATGACGTGTTTGTCAATAAGCTCTTgctattggttttttttttttttttttttttttttttttttatttttatttttaacttttgagTTAATTTAATCATTACTATCAACCGAATAAATTTTTCAGTAAGAATTAGGCAATAAATTCTTTGCCCAATAATGTTAAGTTGTTAAGGTGTCATCACCATTGGCATTATGAACCTCTAGCAAGGAATCTTTAAAATGAATGACTCATTGGTTTTTCGATATTCTTCAATTTGCAAGTCGTCCTTAAACATCATCATCCTAAAAGGATTAAGTTAAAAGATATGAgttctcttattattttctaagaGCTAGAATGCTGAAATTAAAAATGTAACATCCTCTATCTTGAACCCTAGTTTAGCCTGTAGGTTAGCCTATAGTGATGGGCTTAGATGTCCAGACACGGTTAGTTGGGCATAAGATAACTTAGTAAATAGATCAAAGACTCATAAATgagttaataaaatttttaattctaGTTTTATTTACTATGATGTTTGCAGGTCAATGGTTCAATGTGACATGTTGGGCATGAGTCCAAATTAGAGGTAATAATTCGTGTTTGCTTGTTGAGTTCGGATCATATCAAAGCATGAGTttaagactatatagatcaatTATAATCCGGTCCATTTAATTTAATGGGTCAAACCCTTCAACCATACCttgctaattttgtgttaaattcATATCGTATTCGCGgttcatgtaaaaaattacaaGTCATTATGTCACGTGTCGGGTTCAGGTCGTGTCGATGAATGGGTGTAAGACAATATAGGTCAACGGTAATCCGACCTGCTTAATTAAACATGATTCTTAACCCCAACTTTTTAATTTCGTACTGAGTTCGTATCAAGTTTataggtcgtgtcaaaaattgtcagcctAGTTTAAAtctcaataaaattaaaattaccaaACTTTGTCTCCCTTTAGTATTggatgctttaatttttttttttaaatttttttttttttattattattatcattttttttttttttttttaaagttcacACATGGCCGACAGATTGATAAGCGGGAAagtttgctttcttttctcCAGCAATACAAGTTACTTTAGCCAGTGAAAAAGTACAAtcttctattttaactaatgcTTTTTTACTACACACTGCAATAAGATACTATATTCTTCTCTCTAATTGCTTTTAagtattatttctcattttttcttttattatatttttttgccAACACTtgaatcaaagagaaaaacaaaaatattttttagacaGAAGTTTCGGTGAAGATGAGAAGAAGAGAGGGGGAAAGAAGGGAggggggaacaaaaaaaaaaaagaaagggaaaagtaTCGGTGAAgatgagaagaagagaaagagggagagaagtGAAAAGTATAAGtgagaagagaggaaaaaaaagaagaagggtaaAGTTATTGCAGAGTCTCAGTGAAAAtgagaaacaagagaaagagggagagaagcAAGAGAGACGTAGAAATCAATAAAAgaggaaaactgactgttgggAAATGACTATTATATTAGTTAAAGTTGCTAATCGGAAGGAAAACTTTCATTCTTAAAGACCTGTTGGAGGGACAAATTGACAAATTAGCTGACAATAGCTAAACATAGCTATTATTTAGGGGTGAAAAGATGGTTATGGTTTGctgttattggctaaaaccatTAACCTCAACCGTCTATATGGTTGGCAAAATTGGATAACCACCTCCGCTAACCGTCTAGGCTGCTAATAACCGTTAACCGGCACCACTAATCGCTTTTCAAAACAAAGAAGGGAAacacacaaaaaacaaaacaaaaaaaaaaaaaggaaaggaaagacaaaatgaagaagataaaatCCACTTTCAAGTCTCAGATATCTCAAAaccatgtctttttttttttttttttaaaaaaaaaaaacaaaagcgcCGCCCATTGAAGAGAAGAATCACTTGTAAGGAGAGCTGTGTGAATTAGTTTGAAGACGTTGGGAGGAGATGTGCCGCAGAGTTCGTAAATTGTGAATGGTTGGGAAGAAGGAAGATGAAGGTTGTGAAGGGTTTGAGAGGAAGAAAGATGAAGGATCAGATCTTGAGAACATGAATGACATACGTGATTGCTAGCGTGCGTGATAGCTGATAGTAATACAAAGTAAAAAGCTGGTTGAACGGTGAGGATTGAAGATGTGAATCTAACGGCTAAGGAGTTGTATGGAAAGGGGCGTCAGACTTGCAAATCAGCCAAAATCCCACTGGAATCTGCTGCCTATTACGCTAATGCCACGTAACCTTATCTTATCCCACACCTTATCACCAACTACAACAGAACCAGCTATCCTCCACTCAATCACAAGTCTTCCCAATACAGACTTGTAGACATGCTTATCTTATTCCCAATACGTAGACTCGTCTTCCCAAGTTCCCAATATCTCTCTCGAGACATTCTTCTCCAAAGACCAGTTAGCTATTTGATACACACACGGGAAGAGAAAGATACAGGATGTGAGAGGGATTAAGACGAGAAACGTCCCTTATCCAAAGACATTtatgtttgtttcttttcttctctaccTTCTACCACTCCTAACCTTAGGGGTGGCCGTCTTTCTTAAAGATATGCTAGAGATATTCTTAGGAACCTAGTTATACCCAATATAAAGATATGCTAGAGATACTCTTTGGAACCTAGTACCTCTCGATACATTTTGAGGCCTAAGGCGACAAGTTTaagagaggttttttttttttttttttttttttttttttttttaatattaattataatattactattataattttatttaaacattATTTTTCTCGCCATTTGAAATGCAAAATTGTtgtcaatttaaattttgattggAATTTTGGCTGCTCGGTGCTCATCACAAGGTTCAAAaaaatctctacccacaaagtaacttaatattattattattttcattatctcCATTATTTCCAAGATTAGAATGTTTAAAGTTGGAAAATGAGTTTTATTTTAgaatgtctttaatattatttgattctcttatttaatactatcaattttttaagacttatttcaagaatggaatgttgGAGAATTAAATGATATCAATGCATTTTTAATTGCTTATTACTATATTTAGGGGCcctaattaaagaatattgacgataatttttttttttgacatgtccacacaagaggggggagggagattcgaactagtgacctccgcgtCATGAGGTGTGGTCTTCAACTGATTGAGCT carries:
- the LOC133862581 gene encoding uncharacterized protein LOC133862581; the protein is MRRAASRKTGQPNSTPSVNSSPVDLFRSASSKATSKELERIDNLFYSYASGSSAMIDPEGIETLCSDMEVDHTDARILMLAWKMKAEKQGYFTLEEWRRGLKALRADTVNKLKKALPELEKEVKRPSNFVDFYSYAFRYCLTEEKQKSIDIESICELLDLVLGSQFRVQVDLFVEYLKTQNDYKVINMDQWMGFFRFCNEISFPDLCNYDPDLAWPLILDNFVEWIQAKQS